aaaaaaacaacatataaacataatttagatattttatttaacatcatgtaatcaatgaaactacaaaatgtatcgcaaaagtctaccacaagccatagtacagtatttcatctttttttttttgacggaaaactacaaagcagtatgtaattcaatatgttaacgcaacattattcagcaggtttcattcgacttaatgAAGCAAAAATTAGTTATGAAACAGTTATTGTCCTCTCTGAAGAAACTGACCGCGTCGTCTTCATACTCTGGCGTTGGCCCTTTAAATACAAACTCGTCATTGTAATGCGCCTTTTCCGTTTTTGCTGTAGCACGCGTGTGTTGCTGTTTGTATTGGCGTATTAAACTATGTGGTAAATTATTTTctacttgtttttatttaagatatattcGTTTCATGTGTACCCTACTTGTATGAAAACAATGAACCGGATTTTAAACTCGAAATGGCTCGTGTCTGGAGTGTCCTTGACTCTAGGAACAGGCATAGGCGCCGGCTTAGTGGGTTTTAAAAAAGCCAACGAGAGCCCTAGTATTCGTGAACCATTAAGCGACATCTATAACCGAATCCCGATTATCCCGATTCCGAATGTGGACGCAGCAACGGACCTTAGCAAGTACCACACGGGTCAGGTCGGAACCGCAAGAGCCACGGAAATCATGAAGTACGGGTTTCCAGCCCTGACTCATATTAAGAACAGAGAATCCTACGTTTTATCTTATGATCCAAGGAACAGAACTGCGCATTGGGTGATAGAACAGCTGAATATCCCAAACCTGACGGGAGAGTCCGATAGAAAGTGCAGCGAGTTTAAAGAGGATGATTCTGTCCACGTTTATCACCGGGCCACGAACTGGGACTACAAAGGCAGTGGGTTCGATAGGGGTCACCTAGCGGCAGCCGCAAACCACAAGTGGAACCAGAAAGCAATGGACGAGACTTTCTACCTCAGCAACACAGCACCGCAGGtattaagcatatatatatatatatatatatatatatatatatatatatatatatatatatatatatatgtatatatatatatatatatatatatgtatgtgtgtgtgtgttacaataCTAATTCATATTTGTACTGTAGTCTCTTATAAGACTGTACAACACGCATGTTAGTTACTGACAGCTAATGTTAAGTCCTTGTAACCATAAAAGTAAATTGGTACAAAAGACTATTTTACtgatattattttgtttgcaatAACTATGGACTCCTAGCATGCATAAAcatatctgaaaaaaaatatttgtttcaaatacactgcatttatatttttgtgaGGCTAATAAGGGAATTGGTCCAGTATTATATCCTGTCCTACAACTTATGATTGGTGTAAAAACTGAACTTGGcaaaaacgcaaaaaaaaaaaaaaaaagagttgttaATGTTACTATACGGGATCAATGACCAACAATATTGTGACCTATTCTTAGAAGCTAAAAATCCCGAGACCCATTTACAGTATACTAGTGGAACCAACTTATGCTATAATTTTCCAGAATCCTCATTTGAATCAAAAGGCGTGGAACGGCTTGGAGAAGTACTGCCGAAGCCTCACAAGGCACTACCAGAACGTGTTTTTGTGCACGGGCCCTCTTTATTTGCCCAGGTGAGACAAAGGGGTTTCTGAAATGAATTTTGCTTGCAGGCGCAATGTCTATACATTGGGAGTAATAGTTTTTTCCTAGCATACTTTTGCAGATCAGTTTATCTAAATGTTCGTTTTCTTCTGTATATACTCGTCTTGTTGTGTTGTAGTTAAACGACTGCACGCGCAGCCTGGTTAGCACCTTTTAAAGCCCAGTTTCCCAGTCCTGCTGCTCTCCTTGAAAGGGAGCCGATCTTGTTGTGTTGCAGGACGGAGGCGGACGGGAAGATGTACGTGAAGTACCAGGTGATCGGGAAGAACAACGTGGCGGTGCCCACCCACTTCTTCAAGGTGGTCATCCTGGAGAAGCGGAGCGGCGAGGTGGAGCTGCGGTCCTACGTGATGCCCAATGCCCCGGTGGATGAGAACACTCCGCTGGAGCGCTTCCTTGTGCCGGTCGAGAGCATAGAGCGAGCCTCCGGGCTGCTGTTCGTGCCAAATATCATGAAGAGGACCAGCAGCCTCCGGGCCATCACCGCAGGGGGGAAATGAGCAGGGAGGATACCAAAATATTTCAACCTTTCACGGAACTACATTAGGAAAGATTTGaacaaattaacttttttttttccaacatatAATTGAGTCCTATGTATGCAATCTTGAAACAATATCGTATTTGTCACGTCTGGTAATGTTAAACAGCGTAATGAAAGATGGCAcccgcatttaaaaaaataaccttaaAAATTAGCAAACAATTGCTCAATGCAAAACTTACATTAGTGATCTGCACGGAGTAGAAAGTCACTGAACTTTAATGGGATTGCATTGCAGGTGTAATGTGCCTGTaagcagaaatatatatttagacgcacagtcaatttaaaaatgactattgcatttatttctttagttatcaACTGTGCAAGTTATTAATTTATGTAACGTATCTAAAACAAAAATGCCATTTTCAATTGACAGTTTTATTCAATGACCACCCTACTATTCTCCGTCTTTGTTTTAGTGAACGCAATGTTTCACCTCTACCGACGTAACAGTGTTGGAAACCAATGTGAAAAATGCTCAGGTAAAACAGATTCCCTCTTTGAGAAGACTTTAGACGCAATAAAAAATTAAACGTGGTGCTTGTGGTAAAACACTGGATTAAGGTAATTACTGTATGAAAAGTGTGTGCACTTCCAACACAAACTGTTCATGTTGCATATCCTGACATCGACCCCAAGGTGCAGTGGGTAGTTAAAATGCTTATTTTGGATTGGAGTGTCTTATATTTGAGAAGAACTCGAACGTGcacattttatataataaagTAATGCATTCTGAATATTTACATTTAGCCAAAAAAACCAGGATTTTTCTTGTAGTGTAATTATTGACACCAACATGCAAAACCTGCATTTTGAGGATCTGTACTTCCAACATGCAAGgaataaacaaacacaccaagtgtattttaaaggtttaaattaattttcaggAAAATAACAGATGTGTACTGTTTTTGTCAAGATTCTTAAATATACATCAAGTGAAAGATGTGTATAAGAtaccaaacattttaaaatattaataaaataaggtTTCATGATAAAGATAAACTTGAATAAATGTCAGTGTCTGTCGGTACCATGTATTGGAGTCTGACCCTACTGTATAAAAATTCTTTAAAcatatgtaattatttttattcctgTAATTTCTCAGACTTGATTCAAACATGTTATAAATGAATATTGTGGTGAAACTCATgtttaactttttaatttttttttacaaggtgtCTGAGCCAATGAGAATGTGTATCAAGCTGTAAAGTATCAAATCTGGGACAGGCAGACTAATGTCAATCACAGTGGAACACATTTTGAACAGCACTCCAAGGCCATATATTCATCACAGTAGTTCATACACAACACATCTTATAGGTAGAGAAGGCATGTTAGACAAATAGACTACCCTTTCAAACAGACCCAGAGAAACGGGGACTCTGCAGACTTCATGATGAGGTATCTGAGGAACTGAGCTTCAATGATGCTACAGAACACACACCCAACtgaaagtgtctttttttttttttttttgacaataatAATCATATTCCAACACGTCTGACTTCACTGTTCCGGAACTCGAAGTTATATGGAAAAAAGTCTGTGATCTATCATTTTAGCTTTTCAGCTGCAAGTTAAGATTTCTACAAAAAGTTAGTTTCACAAAGTTGGTTTAACTGCCTTACAAAAATATGAGTATTCACAAAAGAAAAGGTTATCTTGCAGAAGCAGATTTTTTCAAACGGCTGTTTCAATTTTCAGTCTCAATGCAGACAGAGTGATGAGAATggcttcctaaaaaaaaaaaaaaaaaaaaaagaaccaggaTTTAAATGAAGGAATGCAAGGTGTCTGTGTACTAATGAAGTCGCAATATTCAATATTTCAAACAGCACAGATGTACTGGTGTTTATTTTACTGATCTAAACAGTCCCGGATCTACACCATAGAAATACTGCCGCTCTTTAACTCTGTATGGATACAGCCGGGGGATTTAATGGCAGCTGAATTATACAActaaaacacagtgaaataagATTTATACATTCTGAAGATCTGCCACAGTTCTATTATCATTAAAACAGACACTGCCCACTGCTAAATCCTGTGGTCTCTAGTGGTACCTCTGTGCGTATTGTCCTGCTGCCCTGGTTTGGGCAGGTGTTCAGGTAATGGTCAAACAGGATGCTGGGGTCAGTCACATCCAGGTTCTGGTCAGTGTCCACACTGGCCTCTAAACCCTGCAGACCCCCAAACACAATCAGGGCATGCCTGCAAGGAAACAGCGCAGCTTTTCAATGCACACAGAACGGTTAACCCAATCAGAGGCTTAATATTTGTAACGAGAAGCACAGCAAAAAGCATCATTGTGTGAGTTTAATGAGAAACCAGGAATTTCGAGCTTACTTGAAAGGAGACAGGGTTACACTGTCCACGCGACTGCCTCTTTCAGATGTGCCAATTGTCAAGTCGTAACCTTCCTTGAAAGAGCATTCGGTGAACACTTTACCTGTGCGTAGAAAAAACATGATAGGTACATTTCTTAAAGAAATGGAAAGTAGTAGATCTGATAAGCAGACTTATACAGGAGCAATGTGCACCAAAAACACTTACTGAGGCAAGAGGCCAAGCGGACGCTGTAGCCCCAGTAGTGACCAGACTCTGTCCTCGGAACATGAGGCGCCACTACCCTGCCCTTCTGGACTCTGCTTTCTGAACACACACAGAATGAGACGTTAGATAAACGATGCAAGGGAAGAAAGCAGGTAACTGTATGCAAGAGGCTTTCTGTCTGCTCAGAAGTAGCTCTGCAAAGGGACAATACCTGGATTCTGGCTCTTGTCTAGTCGCACTGTGACTCGAAGACCAGCCTGAAGCTGCCTGTCTATCTGCACCTCCTgagggaaaaataaatacatacaaattaatTAACTAAAGCCCGATTTGCACGGTACTagaaatcaccacataaacaggtacTTTCAGGATTTTTACCAACATCGGGGAAATTTTGTCCCATGCAAACtgtccatttattttttatcccagatctttctcagaggtcctctgattttttttttttttttttttaatgccctcCCATCATTTGATTCCTCCTCTCCTTGTGAACGTACCTTCCTCATTCCACAGTTAACAAAGGACCCTTTCCCTGGTTTACAGGGCCTGTCTAACACCACGCCTTCCCGGAACTCCGACTCCTCATCCATCCGCATGTGATGAGGGCTGTCCAGGGGGTTTAATAAACCTGGAACACACCATTAAACAGCTGAAAGGGGTCATGACTCCAATCTTTCTTTTTTGGGTTCTCTCCTCTTTTACTTCCCAAGTAGAACACAAAAACATTCTTATATTCCCAAGTACAATGACCCCACCTGACTATTTCTTTTAAATAAGTGAATTCCATGTCATGTTTTTTCAGTGCTAATGGCTGGTGTGAACCTTTTAAAAAGATGCCCCCCAGTTTTCTTTGTGAAGCTGTTTAGGGCATAAAACACCAGGCCTGGCTGTTTTTAAGATTTATTCTCAAACATGTAGGAGTGAATAATGGATTATTCAGAAGTTAGCTATAGCAACTCCTTGTGCGGACCATGAACGAATGGTAGATATAACTTACCAGCAAACTGTAGATCTTGATGCTTTGGAAAAAAGGACTTCCGCAGATATCTgccaataataaaaacacacacacaaattagaGCACTTTAGAAGAGTACACATGTGAAGCAGCCGTCGCTGTATCGAACCCCTTCAGACATTGCCTGTTTGTTTAACGTTTTCAGCACCTTTTACGAAAGCTTTGGTCCTTTTACCGTCTTTCCAAAATGTGCCAAAACCATATTATGAAAGTTACAACACAAATAAAGTTGTAGCTAACAGAATAACTCTTACAGGTTGTGCACTTCCTTCGTTTTAGATATGTCTCAAatatccagttttgaaagaagcacattatAATAAGTTGGGATGTTTTGGAATGAAAATACGTGTGCTATTAcgcgtttctttcaaaactgcacatttgagacgtaTCTTGCTGATCGAAGTACAAGACATATGAAATTATTttcttagctacaattactttaagaatGCAGACCTGTGCACTTTTTAACTGTAATGGGGATGTCAAAACATTTCATAGCATTTTGGGCATTCACATTTTTAACACTGTTGATTCTGCCAGTGAGGCACATACCATTATTTGTTTAACACCCCCACCTAATATTCTTACCACATCCAAAACTGTAGGGAAAATGTGCAACTTACTGTGGGCACTCCAGGTACTGGAGAATGCGAGCAAGCTGGACACAGGCTTCTCCTTTCTTCCCAATCCCTTTGAACTCTCCTACCACACTCCTAGAAGTCAAAAAAACAGGGTCACTTAACCTTCAGCTACCCACTACCCCTTTAGTCGTGCATTCGACTATTCCTGAATCCTAAAACTGTAACCCCCCTGCATAAGGAACATCTGTTTCAAATACAGCACAGTGGTCCTCCCATCTATCTTCAATCACCTGGACCTATGCATGAGGAACCACCTGTTTCGTAGCACTTGGGCATTCACATTGTTATTAACATCAAACAAAGCAGTACACTGGCGACAGTCATAtcttatacacattttttttttattattgtttttaaacataCAAGCAATTGAAATAATGCATGAAACACAGTCAGATCCGTGACCCTGGTCAGTACGTGCTTACTTGGTATCATCCCCTTGCTCATCAAACACCACAACTTCATCCACGCAGAAGACAGCACATGCACGGGCTATCTGTCCAGCGAGGTATGTCCGCAGCTCAG
This portion of the Acipenser ruthenus chromosome 31, fAciRut3.2 maternal haplotype, whole genome shotgun sequence genome encodes:
- the endog gene encoding endonuclease G, mitochondrial isoform X2, with product MKTMNRILNSKWLVSGVSLTLGTGIGAGLVGFKKANESPSIREPLSDIYNRIPIIPIPNVDAATDLSKYHTGQVGTARATEIMKYGFPALTHIKNRESYVLSYDPRNRTAHWVIEQLNIPNLTGESDRKCSEFKEDDSVHVYHRATNWDYKGSGFDRGHLAAAANHKWNQKAMDETFYLSNTAPQNPHLNQKAWNGLEKYCRSLTRHYQNVFLCTGPLYLPRTEADGKMYVKYQVIGKNNVAVPTHFFKVVILEKRSGEVELRSYVMPNAPVDENTPLERFLVPVESIERASGLLFVPNIMKRTSSLRAITAGGK
- the endog gene encoding endonuclease G, mitochondrial isoform X1, whose amino-acid sequence is MKTMNRILNSKWLVSGVSLTLGTGIGAGLVGFKKANESPSIREPLSDIYNRIPIIPIPNVDAATDLSKYHTGQVGTARATEIMKYGFPALTHIKNRESYVLSYDPRNRTAHWVIEQLNIPNLTGESDRKCSEFKEDDSVHVYHRATNWDYKGSGFDRGHLAAAANHKWNQKAMDETFYLSNTAPQNPHLNQKAWNGLEKYCRSLTRHYQNVFLCTGPLYLPREPILLCCRTEADGKMYVKYQVIGKNNVAVPTHFFKVVILEKRSGEVELRSYVMPNAPVDENTPLERFLVPVESIERASGLLFVPNIMKRTSSLRAITAGGK